The following coding sequences are from one Ancylobacter sp. TS-1 window:
- the hisE gene encoding phosphoribosyl-ATP diphosphatase, producing MTDSIRRLHAAVVATRKGHNPSPRTERLFRKGRGTIAKKVAEEAVEVALDGVMGDRPAVVRESADLIYNLVVLWAELGITPEDVWAEMDRRERLLGIAEKLPKRQVRPGRDGASDAHSRQSPALLWDIADGAGEVSPERVGRRR from the coding sequence ATGACTGATTCGATCCGTCGCCTGCATGCCGCCGTGGTCGCCACGCGAAAGGGACACAATCCCTCCCCGCGTACCGAGCGGCTGTTCCGCAAGGGGCGCGGCACCATCGCCAAGAAGGTCGCCGAGGAGGCGGTCGAGGTGGCGCTGGACGGGGTGATGGGCGACCGGCCGGCCGTCGTGCGCGAAAGCGCCGACCTCATCTACAATCTCGTCGTGCTGTGGGCCGAGCTCGGCATCACCCCCGAGGATGTGTGGGCCGAGATGGACCGGCGCGAGCGCCTGCTCGGCATTGCCGAGAAGCTGCCCAAGCGGCAGGTGCGTCCGGGACGGGACGGGGCATCCGATGCCCATTCCCGCCAGTCGCCGGCGCTGCTATGGGACATCGCCGACGGCGCGGGCGAGGTATCTCCCGAGCGGGTCGGCCGCCGCCGCTAG
- a CDS encoding phosphoadenylyl-sulfate reductase, translated as MTLARRTETSPIVTLPSEARLEALNLALEKATPTEIIREAAASAGAGRLCLVSSFGTESAVLIAFMAQVDPSIPVVFLDTGWLFEETLAYRDTLTAQLGLTGVRTLQPDAARLAELDAERDLWFSDPDACCRIRKVEPLARALAGFDAWLNGRKRYQGGLRADIPVVERDGARLKFNPLANLGREEVEAAHKRFGLPDHPLLAKGFNSVGCMPCTSRASGAEGARAGRWRGQAKTECGIHTLLNTVDR; from the coding sequence ATGACCCTCGCCCGGCGCACGGAAACGAGCCCCATCGTCACGCTTCCCTCCGAGGCGCGGCTGGAGGCGCTCAACCTTGCGCTGGAGAAGGCCACGCCGACCGAGATCATCAGGGAGGCGGCGGCGAGCGCCGGTGCCGGCCGGCTCTGCCTCGTCTCCTCCTTCGGCACGGAATCGGCCGTGCTGATCGCCTTTATGGCGCAGGTCGATCCCTCGATCCCGGTCGTCTTCCTCGACACCGGCTGGCTGTTCGAGGAGACGCTCGCCTATCGCGACACGCTCACCGCGCAGCTCGGCCTGACCGGCGTGCGCACCCTTCAGCCGGACGCGGCGCGTCTGGCCGAACTCGACGCCGAACGCGACCTCTGGTTCTCCGATCCCGACGCCTGCTGCCGCATCCGCAAGGTCGAGCCGCTCGCCCGGGCGCTGGCCGGCTTCGATGCCTGGCTCAACGGGCGCAAGCGCTATCAGGGCGGGCTGCGGGCCGACATCCCGGTGGTGGAGCGCGACGGCGCGCGGCTCAAGTTCAATCCGCTCGCCAATCTCGGGCGCGAGGAGGTGGAGGCCGCGCACAAGCGCTTCGGGCTTCCCGACCATCCGCTGCTGGCCAAGGGCTTCAACTCGGTGGGCTGCATGCCCTGCACCAGCCGCGCCTCGGGCGCGGAGGGCGCCCGCGCCGGACGCTGGCGCGGCCAGGCCAAGACCGAGTGCGGCATCCACACGCTGCTGAACACCGTCGACCGTTGA
- a CDS encoding YqaA family protein: protein MLRRLYQWVIDLAERPSAPWALAGVSFAESSFFPVPPDVMLVPMCLARPSRAWWYAAVCTLASVVGGLFGYAIGALLYESLGLFLIQLYGYGSRVEAFTQAYQQYGHWIILIKGLTPIPYKVVTITSGFAHYSLFWFVVLSVITRGLRFFLVAGLLYWIGPSARRFIEERLGLVTAIFAVVLVGGFAAAVFLF, encoded by the coding sequence ATGCTGCGCCGTCTCTACCAATGGGTGATCGATCTCGCCGAGCGCCCTTCCGCGCCCTGGGCGCTGGCCGGCGTCTCCTTCGCGGAGAGCTCCTTCTTCCCGGTGCCGCCGGACGTGATGCTGGTGCCGATGTGCCTGGCCCGCCCCTCGCGCGCCTGGTGGTACGCGGCGGTCTGCACGCTCGCCTCGGTGGTGGGCGGGCTGTTCGGCTACGCCATCGGCGCGCTTCTTTATGAATCGCTCGGCCTGTTCCTGATCCAGCTCTACGGCTACGGCTCCAGAGTGGAGGCCTTCACGCAGGCCTACCAGCAGTACGGGCACTGGATCATCCTCATCAAGGGCCTGACGCCGATCCCCTACAAGGTGGTGACGATCACCTCCGGCTTCGCCCATTACAGCCTGTTCTGGTTCGTCGTGCTGTCGGTCATCACGCGCGGGCTGCGCTTCTTTTTGGTCGCCGGCCTGCTGTACTGGATCGGCCCCTCGGCCCGGCGCTTCATCGAGGAGCGGCTGGGGCTGGTGACGGCGATCTTCGCCGTGGTGCTGGTCGGCGGCTTCGCGGCGGCGGTGTTCCTGTTCTGA
- the cysT gene encoding sulfate ABC transporter permease subunit CysT: protein MQSVIPGFNLTLGLTLLWLSLIVLIPLAALFVKTAELTPGQILNILTAPRTLNALKISFGLSLAAAAVNLVFGAVIVWALVRYDFPGRRVFDALIDIPFALPTAVAGIALTTLYAENGWIGGVLAPFGIKVAFTPLGILVALIFIGLPFVVRTVQPVLEDLDHELEEAAATLGAGRWTTIRRVVLPAVLPAFLTGFALAFARAVGEYGSVIFIAGNLPNVSEIAPLLIVIRLEEFRYADATTIAAAMLVAAFLLLFVINGLQRWSQSRTGRAG, encoded by the coding sequence ATGCAGAGCGTCATTCCCGGGTTCAACCTCACCCTCGGCCTGACGCTGCTGTGGCTGTCGCTGATCGTACTGATTCCGCTGGCGGCGCTGTTCGTGAAGACCGCCGAACTGACGCCCGGGCAGATACTCAACATCCTCACCGCGCCACGCACGCTGAACGCGCTGAAGATCTCCTTCGGCCTCTCCCTCGCCGCCGCCGCCGTCAACCTCGTCTTCGGGGCGGTGATCGTCTGGGCATTGGTGCGCTACGACTTTCCCGGCCGTCGCGTGTTCGACGCGCTGATCGACATTCCCTTCGCCCTGCCGACGGCGGTCGCCGGCATCGCGCTGACCACCCTTTATGCCGAGAATGGCTGGATCGGCGGCGTGCTGGCGCCGTTCGGCATCAAGGTCGCCTTCACCCCGCTCGGCATCCTCGTCGCCCTCATCTTCATCGGCCTGCCCTTCGTGGTGCGCACCGTCCAGCCGGTGCTGGAGGACCTCGACCACGAACTGGAGGAGGCAGCCGCCACCCTCGGCGCCGGTCGCTGGACCACCATACGCCGCGTCGTGCTGCCTGCCGTGCTGCCGGCCTTCCTCACCGGCTTCGCCCTCGCTTTCGCGCGCGCGGTCGGCGAATACGGCTCGGTGATCTTCATCGCCGGCAATCTGCCCAACGTCTCCGAGATCGCCCCGCTGCTCATCGTCATCCGGCTGGAGGAGTTCCGCTACGCGGACGCCACCACCATCGCCGCGGCCATGCTGGTCGCCGCCTTCCTTCTGCTCTTCGTCATCAACGGGTTGCAGCGCTGGTCGCAGAGCCGCACCGGGAGAGCCGGATGA
- a CDS encoding DUF934 domain-containing protein, whose translation MPLIENGHIIEDRFVRVSDEDALPEGVPVLIGVDRFLKEAEALKGRQAPVGVIWPNNRPIAGIAPYLGQLSLIALNFPSFRDGRAYSQARLLRERLGWTGPLRAIGNVLRDQFLLMQRSGFDQVEAVKEADAEAFDEAVHRYTVFYQPATDERPSLLRQRLGRTLPGVAR comes from the coding sequence ATGCCGCTCATTGAGAACGGACATATCATCGAGGACAGGTTCGTGCGCGTGTCCGACGAGGACGCGCTGCCCGAGGGCGTGCCCGTGCTGATCGGCGTCGACCGCTTCCTGAAGGAGGCCGAGGCGCTGAAGGGCCGGCAGGCCCCGGTCGGGGTGATCTGGCCGAACAACCGGCCCATCGCCGGGATCGCGCCCTATCTTGGCCAGCTCTCGCTGATCGCGCTCAACTTCCCAAGCTTCCGCGACGGGCGCGCCTACAGCCAGGCCCGCCTGCTGCGCGAGCGGCTCGGCTGGACCGGCCCGCTGCGCGCCATCGGCAATGTGCTGCGCGACCAGTTCCTGCTCATGCAGCGCTCCGGCTTCGATCAGGTCGAGGCGGTCAAGGAAGCCGACGCGGAAGCCTTCGACGAGGCGGTGCACCGCTACACGGTGTTCTACCAGCCGGCGACGGACGAGCGCCCCAGCCTGCTGCGCCAGCGCCTCGGCCGCACCCTGCCCGGAGTCGCGCGATGA
- a CDS encoding DUF2849 domain-containing protein: protein MASPQQQKLKVHGPVAVTANRLTDGAVVWRTRGDGWSADLAEAAIVTTADAAIALLADAQKRDIDAVGAYVAPVLLEADGSVRPGNLRERIRVAGPTFELPH from the coding sequence ATGGCATCGCCCCAGCAGCAGAAATTGAAGGTACACGGCCCCGTCGCCGTCACCGCCAACCGTCTGACTGATGGCGCGGTGGTGTGGCGCACGCGTGGCGACGGCTGGTCGGCGGATCTTGCCGAGGCGGCCATCGTCACCACCGCCGACGCGGCCATCGCCCTGCTGGCCGACGCCCAGAAGCGCGACATCGACGCGGTCGGCGCCTATGTCGCCCCCGTCCTTCTCGAGGCGGACGGCTCGGTGAGGCCGGGCAATCTGCGCGAGCGCATCCGCGTTGCCGGGCCGACCTTCGAACTGCCGCACTGA
- a CDS encoding nitrite/sulfite reductase, which translates to MYAYDEFDRAFLAERVVEFRDQVARRLSGALNEDEFKPLRLMNGVYLQLHAYMLRVAIPYGTLSSHQLRRMAHVARIYDRGYGHFTTRQNIQFNWIKLEELPEAMAALAEVGVHGIQTSGNCIRNVTTDQWAGATPEECDDPRIWAEILRQYSTLHPEFTYLPRKFKIALAASPHDRAAIKVHDVGLRLHRNADGELGFEVLVGGGLGRTPFVGKSIRAFLPARELLSYIEAIMRVYNQYGRRDNIYKARIKILVHEIGAEAFAEAVEAEWAAIREGALHLSDEMIAEIRGRFLYPDYETLEDRPAELVEALKDTRFATWFANSVHPHKVPGHSIVTISLKPVGAPPGDATADQMDTIADLADAYGFHEIRVGHEQNLCLPNIAQKNLPALWAALDAAGLATPNVNLVNDIIACPGLDYCALANTRAIPVAQEIARRFADLDRARGIGRLHINISGCINACGHHHVGHIGILGVEKNGQEFYQITLGGRADEQAQLGTLLGPAVPYEQVPGLIEDVVDTYMELRAGPQELFIDTVARLGVEPFKERVYAAH; encoded by the coding sequence ATGTATGCCTATGATGAATTCGACCGCGCCTTCCTCGCCGAACGTGTCGTGGAGTTCCGCGACCAGGTGGCGCGCCGCCTCTCCGGGGCGCTGAACGAGGACGAGTTCAAGCCGCTGCGGCTGATGAACGGCGTCTACCTCCAGCTGCACGCCTACATGCTGCGCGTCGCGATCCCCTACGGCACGCTGAGCTCGCACCAGCTGCGCCGCATGGCCCATGTCGCGCGCATCTATGACCGCGGCTACGGCCATTTCACCACCCGGCAGAACATCCAGTTCAACTGGATCAAGCTGGAGGAGCTGCCGGAAGCGATGGCGGCGCTGGCCGAAGTCGGCGTGCACGGCATCCAGACCTCCGGCAACTGCATCCGCAATGTCACCACCGACCAGTGGGCCGGCGCCACGCCGGAAGAATGCGACGACCCGCGCATCTGGGCGGAGATCCTGCGCCAGTACTCGACGCTGCACCCCGAATTCACCTACCTGCCGCGCAAGTTCAAGATCGCCCTCGCCGCCTCCCCGCACGACCGCGCCGCGATCAAGGTGCACGATGTCGGCCTGCGCCTGCATCGCAACGCGGACGGCGAGCTCGGCTTCGAGGTTCTGGTCGGCGGCGGTCTCGGCCGCACGCCCTTCGTCGGCAAGTCGATCCGCGCCTTCCTGCCGGCGCGCGAACTGCTGAGCTACATCGAAGCCATCATGCGCGTGTACAATCAGTACGGACGCCGCGACAACATCTACAAGGCGCGCATCAAGATCCTGGTGCACGAGATCGGCGCCGAGGCCTTCGCCGAGGCGGTCGAGGCCGAATGGGCGGCGATCCGCGAGGGCGCGCTCCATCTCTCCGACGAGATGATCGCCGAAATCCGCGGGCGCTTCCTCTATCCCGACTACGAGACCCTCGAAGACCGGCCGGCCGAACTCGTCGAGGCGCTGAAGGACACGCGCTTCGCGACATGGTTCGCCAATTCGGTGCACCCGCACAAGGTGCCGGGCCATTCCATCGTCACCATCTCGCTGAAGCCGGTCGGCGCGCCGCCGGGCGACGCCACCGCCGACCAGATGGACACCATCGCCGACCTCGCCGACGCCTACGGCTTCCACGAGATCCGCGTCGGCCACGAGCAGAATCTGTGCCTGCCCAACATCGCGCAGAAGAACCTGCCGGCACTGTGGGCGGCGCTCGACGCGGCGGGCCTCGCCACGCCGAACGTCAACCTCGTCAACGACATCATCGCCTGCCCCGGCCTCGATTACTGCGCGCTGGCCAATACCCGCGCGATTCCCGTCGCTCAGGAGATCGCCCGGCGCTTCGCCGATCTCGACCGCGCGCGCGGCATCGGCCGGCTGCACATCAACATCTCCGGCTGCATCAATGCCTGCGGACACCATCACGTGGGCCATATCGGCATTCTCGGCGTCGAGAAGAACGGCCAGGAATTCTACCAGATCACGCTGGGCGGGCGGGCCGACGAGCAGGCCCAGCTCGGCACCCTGCTCGGACCTGCCGTGCCCTACGAGCAGGTCCCCGGGCTCATCGAGGACGTGGTGGATACCTATATGGAATTGCGCGCCGGCCCGCAGGAACTCTTCATCGACACCGTGGCCCGGCTCGGCGTCGAGCCCTTCAAGGAGCGCGTCTATGCCGCTCATTGA
- a CDS encoding D-alanyl-D-alanine carboxypeptidase family protein, producing the protein MFESVFHLPSPRPRSRFARLAAGLVAAILLAPVLLLPATAHATPALVIEVESGKVLLAEEATKPWYPASITKLMTAYVTFKALRAGRLTPETLITVSANAAAQKPSKMGFKVGTQVTVDNALKMMLVKSANDMAVVLAEGVSGSLPAFVAEMNATAAQLGMTGSHFANPNGLPDPDNISTARDLAVLARHIFLDFPEQTDLFRIPAIRIGPAVIRSYNKLIDRYPGADGMKTGFVCASGFNLVASAKRGDRHLIAVVLGTSSGRERTEQAALLLERGFQHSWHIFGAVAPTVEGLRNEGGAPTDMRLQVCGGKRKNTASEDDDTPSTASGYVAAGMGGLGENVTGASLLQKLPPSMPPVEVWVGPVPSAEALAAAYPPPPEKKKPVVKDKAAAGKKKGQTTAVIDTSAPTDEAAPGAAPKPAAKTTPAPKPAAKPAPKPAPAQASAVPAPKPAPKPAAKPLPKPAAAPTYPLVPPPPPQ; encoded by the coding sequence ATGTTCGAAAGCGTGTTTCATCTTCCCTCCCCACGCCCCCGCTCCCGCTTCGCCCGGCTCGCCGCCGGGCTGGTCGCGGCCATCCTGCTGGCGCCCGTCCTGCTCCTGCCCGCAACGGCGCACGCGACGCCGGCGCTGGTGATCGAGGTCGAGAGCGGCAAGGTCCTGCTGGCGGAGGAGGCCACCAAGCCGTGGTATCCGGCGTCCATCACCAAGCTGATGACGGCCTATGTCACCTTCAAGGCGCTGCGCGCCGGCCGGCTGACTCCGGAAACGCTGATCACCGTCTCCGCGAATGCGGCGGCGCAGAAGCCGTCCAAGATGGGCTTCAAGGTCGGCACCCAGGTGACGGTCGACAACGCCCTCAAGATGATGCTGGTGAAGTCGGCCAACGACATGGCCGTCGTGCTGGCCGAAGGGGTGAGCGGCTCGCTCCCGGCCTTCGTCGCGGAGATGAACGCCACCGCCGCCCAGCTCGGCATGACCGGATCCCACTTCGCCAATCCGAACGGCCTGCCCGACCCGGACAACATCTCGACCGCGCGCGATCTCGCCGTGCTGGCCCGGCACATCTTTCTCGACTTCCCGGAGCAGACGGACCTCTTCCGCATTCCGGCGATCAGGATCGGGCCGGCCGTCATCCGCAGCTACAACAAGCTGATCGACCGCTATCCCGGCGCCGACGGCATGAAGACCGGATTCGTCTGCGCCTCGGGCTTCAATCTGGTGGCCAGCGCCAAGCGCGGCGACCGCCACCTGATCGCCGTGGTGCTCGGCACCAGTTCCGGGCGCGAGCGCACCGAGCAGGCCGCTTTGCTGCTGGAGCGCGGCTTCCAGCATTCCTGGCACATCTTCGGTGCCGTGGCGCCGACGGTGGAGGGGCTGCGCAACGAGGGCGGCGCGCCGACCGACATGCGGCTGCAGGTCTGCGGCGGCAAGCGCAAGAACACCGCCTCCGAGGATGACGACACGCCCTCGACCGCCAGCGGCTATGTCGCGGCCGGCATGGGCGGGCTCGGCGAGAACGTCACCGGCGCCAGCCTGCTGCAGAAGCTGCCGCCCTCCATGCCGCCGGTCGAGGTGTGGGTCGGCCCGGTGCCGAGCGCGGAAGCGCTCGCCGCCGCCTATCCGCCGCCGCCGGAGAAGAAGAAGCCGGTGGTCAAGGACAAGGCTGCCGCCGGCAAGAAGAAGGGCCAGACGACGGCGGTGATCGACACCTCCGCCCCGACGGACGAGGCGGCGCCCGGCGCGGCGCCGAAGCCCGCCGCCAAGACGACCCCCGCGCCAAAGCCGGCAGCCAAGCCCGCCCCGAAGCCTGCCCCCGCGCAGGCCTCGGCGGTGCCCGCGCCCAAACCTGCGCCCAAGCCCGCCGCGAAGCCGTTGCCGAAGCCGGCCGCCGCGCCTACCTATCCGCTCGTCCCGCCGCCTCCGCCGCAGTGA
- the cysW gene encoding sulfate ABC transporter permease subunit CysW gives MSTPPIRNEAAPVRWAIIALAVAFIGLFILLPLLNVFAQAFVKGWQAYALALVEPDALAAIELTLLVTAISVIANTAMGLVMAWAITKFSFRGKSFLITLIDLPFSVSPVVAGLVFVLLFGAQGFFGFWLIDHGWKIIFAWPGITLATIFVTFPFVARELIPLMQEQGTTEEEAAVTLGAGGWRVFTRVTLPNIKWALLYGILLCNARAMGEFGAVSVVSGHVRGETNTIPLQVEILYNEYQFQASFAVASLLALLAIVTLVAKTLLEARLNARSRGH, from the coding sequence ATGAGCACGCCCCCGATCCGCAACGAGGCCGCGCCGGTCCGATGGGCGATCATCGCCCTTGCCGTGGCCTTCATCGGCCTGTTCATCCTGCTGCCGCTGCTCAATGTCTTCGCGCAGGCTTTCGTGAAGGGCTGGCAGGCCTATGCCCTCGCACTGGTGGAGCCGGATGCACTGGCGGCGATCGAACTGACGCTGCTCGTCACCGCGATCTCGGTGATCGCCAATACGGCGATGGGCCTCGTCATGGCCTGGGCCATCACCAAATTCTCGTTCAGAGGCAAGAGCTTCCTCATCACGCTGATCGACCTGCCGTTCTCGGTGTCGCCGGTGGTCGCCGGCCTCGTCTTCGTGCTGCTGTTCGGCGCGCAGGGCTTCTTCGGCTTCTGGCTGATCGACCATGGCTGGAAGATCATCTTCGCCTGGCCGGGCATCACGCTCGCCACCATCTTCGTCACCTTCCCCTTCGTCGCCCGCGAACTCATTCCGCTGATGCAGGAGCAGGGCACGACGGAGGAGGAGGCGGCGGTGACGCTCGGGGCCGGCGGCTGGCGCGTCTTCACGCGCGTCACCCTGCCCAACATCAAATGGGCGCTGCTCTACGGCATCCTGCTTTGCAACGCCCGCGCCATGGGCGAGTTCGGCGCGGTGTCGGTGGTGTCGGGCCATGTGCGCGGTGAGACCAACACCATCCCGCTGCAGGTCGAGATCCTCTACAACGAGTACCAGTTCCAGGCGTCCTTCGCGGTCGCCTCGCTGCTCGCCCTGCTCGCCATCGTGACGCTCGTCGCCAAGACCCTGCTGGAGGCGCGGCTCAACGCCCGCTCGCGGGGGCACTGA
- the cysD gene encoding sulfate adenylyltransferase subunit CysD, with product MSTADERLDELEAQSIYIFREAFARMKRMALLWSLGKDSNVMIWLARKAFLGHVPFPVLHVDTGKKFKEMYQFRDHYAGEWGLDLRVDPCPPLETIDPTLPPATRSAARKTEGLKLALEKYGFDAVVAGIRRDEEATRAKERVFSPRGLEGDWNVREQPPEFWDHFNAALPAGAHLRVHPILHWTELDIWAYTRREGIPVIPLYFSKDGKRYRSLGDEDITFPVASDASTIDEILIELATTKVPERSGRAMDHEAEDSFERLRVAGYL from the coding sequence ATGTCCACTGCCGATGAACGGCTCGACGAGCTTGAGGCTCAGAGCATCTACATCTTCCGCGAGGCCTTCGCGCGGATGAAGCGCATGGCGCTGCTCTGGTCGCTGGGCAAGGATTCGAACGTGATGATCTGGCTGGCGCGCAAGGCTTTCCTCGGCCATGTGCCCTTCCCGGTGCTGCACGTCGATACGGGCAAGAAATTCAAGGAAATGTACCAGTTCCGCGATCATTACGCGGGCGAGTGGGGGCTGGACCTGCGGGTCGACCCGTGCCCGCCGCTGGAGACCATCGACCCGACGCTGCCGCCGGCCACGCGCTCGGCGGCGCGCAAGACCGAGGGGCTCAAGCTGGCGCTGGAGAAGTACGGCTTCGACGCCGTGGTCGCCGGCATCCGCCGCGACGAGGAGGCGACCCGCGCCAAGGAGCGCGTGTTCTCCCCGCGCGGGCTGGAGGGCGACTGGAACGTGCGCGAGCAGCCCCCCGAGTTCTGGGATCACTTCAACGCGGCCCTGCCGGCCGGCGCGCATCTGCGCGTGCATCCGATCCTGCATTGGACCGAACTCGACATCTGGGCCTATACGCGGCGCGAGGGGATTCCCGTCATTCCGCTGTATTTCTCGAAGGACGGCAAGCGCTACCGCTCGCTGGGCGACGAGGACATCACCTTCCCGGTTGCCTCGGACGCCTCCACCATCGACGAGATCCTGATCGAGCTGGCCACCACCAAGGTGCCCGAGCGCTCCGGCCGCGCGATGGACCACGAGGCCGAGGATTCCTTCGAGCGACTGCGCGTCGCCGGCTATCTGTGA
- a CDS encoding sulfate ABC transporter substrate-binding protein has product MSFHFKHAAAAALVAALAAPLGLAPAARAADVSLLNVSYDPTRELYQQFNKAFAEIYKAETGKTVEIKTSHGGSGKQARSVIDGLDADVVTLALAYDIDAIADKGFLADDWQKRLPGNSSPYTSTIVFLVRKGNPKSIKDWNDLVKPGVQVITPNPKTSGGARWNYLAAWAYALRQNGGDEAKAKEFIRALFKNVPVLDTGARGSTVTFTERGVGDVLLAWENEAFLSKKELGDDKFDIVVPSLSILAEPPVAVVDRNVDRKGTRAVAEAYLKALYTKEGQKLAAENFYRPRDPEIAKAYETLFPKVELVTVDDPAFGGWRKAQKTHFTDGGIFDQIYSN; this is encoded by the coding sequence ATGTCGTTCCATTTCAAGCACGCGGCCGCCGCCGCGCTTGTCGCCGCACTCGCGGCGCCGCTCGGCCTCGCGCCGGCCGCTCGCGCCGCCGACGTCAGCCTGCTCAACGTGTCCTACGACCCGACGCGCGAGCTCTATCAGCAGTTCAACAAAGCCTTCGCCGAGATCTACAAGGCCGAGACCGGCAAGACCGTCGAGATCAAGACCTCGCATGGCGGCTCGGGCAAGCAGGCCCGCTCGGTGATCGACGGCCTCGACGCCGATGTCGTCACCCTGGCGCTCGCCTATGACATCGACGCCATCGCCGACAAGGGCTTCCTGGCCGATGACTGGCAGAAGCGTCTGCCCGGCAATTCCTCGCCCTACACCTCGACCATCGTGTTCCTGGTCCGCAAGGGCAACCCGAAGAGCATCAAGGACTGGAACGATCTGGTGAAGCCGGGCGTCCAGGTCATCACGCCGAACCCGAAGACCTCCGGCGGCGCGCGCTGGAACTACCTCGCCGCCTGGGCCTACGCGCTCAGGCAGAACGGCGGCGACGAGGCCAAGGCCAAGGAGTTCATCCGCGCCCTGTTCAAGAACGTGCCCGTGCTCGACACCGGCGCGCGTGGCTCGACCGTGACCTTCACCGAGCGCGGCGTCGGCGACGTGCTGCTGGCGTGGGAGAACGAGGCGTTCCTGTCGAAGAAGGAACTCGGCGACGACAAGTTCGACATCGTCGTCCCCTCGCTGTCCATCCTGGCGGAGCCGCCGGTCGCCGTCGTCGACAGGAATGTCGACCGCAAGGGCACGCGCGCCGTGGCCGAGGCCTATCTCAAGGCCCTCTACACCAAGGAAGGCCAGAAGCTCGCCGCCGAGAACTTCTACCGCCCGCGCGATCCCGAAATCGCCAAGGCATACGAGACGCTGTTCCCGAAGGTCGAGCTTGTAACCGTCGACGACCCGGCCTTCGGCGGCTGGCGCAAGGCCCAGAAGACGCATTTCACCGACGGCGGCATCTTCGACCAGATCTATTCCAACTGA
- a CDS encoding GTP-binding protein, translated as MSEETRLPPEPIPVTLLTGFLGAGKTTLLNRLLQDPGLADTAVLINEFGEIGLDHLLVQHFDEATVLLASGCLCCTVRGDLVEGLEQLLRRMDNGAIPPFRRVVIETTGLADPAPILHVLMMHPYMVLRFRLDGVVTVVDAVNGLGTLDEHPESVRQAAISDRLVLTKTDLVDTPEREANLAALLARLGRLAPGAPVLDAAKGEAAPAALFGAGLYDPATKIPDVSRWLADEAVAEAEAQHRAHAHDANRHDDRIRAFTVATEAPVSAAAIDMFLELVRGTHGSKLLRLKGIVKLAEDPEHPLVLHGVQHVLHPPSQLPAWPDEDRRTRLVMIVRDVEPAVIRRLFDAFMGLPVPDQPDGLVVADNPLAPATMRR; from the coding sequence ATGAGCGAGGAGACCCGTCTCCCGCCGGAGCCCATTCCGGTCACGCTGCTCACCGGCTTTCTCGGCGCCGGCAAGACCACGCTGCTCAACCGGCTGCTGCAGGACCCCGGCCTCGCCGACACGGCGGTGCTCATCAACGAGTTCGGCGAGATCGGGCTCGACCATCTGCTCGTGCAGCATTTCGACGAGGCGACCGTGCTGCTCGCCTCGGGCTGCCTGTGCTGCACCGTGCGCGGCGATCTGGTGGAAGGGCTGGAGCAGTTGCTCCGGCGGATGGACAACGGCGCCATCCCGCCCTTCCGGCGCGTGGTCATCGAGACCACCGGCCTCGCCGACCCGGCGCCGATCCTGCACGTGCTGATGATGCATCCCTATATGGTGCTGCGCTTCCGGCTCGACGGCGTGGTGACGGTCGTCGATGCGGTGAACGGGCTCGGCACCCTCGACGAACACCCTGAATCGGTGCGGCAGGCGGCGATCTCCGACCGCCTTGTGCTGACCAAGACCGATCTGGTGGACACGCCCGAGCGGGAGGCGAACCTCGCGGCGCTCCTGGCGCGGCTCGGCCGTCTCGCGCCCGGCGCCCCCGTGCTCGACGCGGCGAAGGGCGAGGCGGCGCCCGCTGCCCTGTTCGGCGCCGGCCTCTACGATCCCGCGACCAAGATTCCCGACGTGTCGCGCTGGCTCGCCGACGAGGCGGTGGCGGAGGCCGAAGCCCAACACCGCGCCCATGCCCACGACGCCAACCGCCACGACGACCGCATCCGCGCCTTCACCGTCGCCACCGAGGCGCCGGTCTCGGCCGCCGCCATCGACATGTTCCTTGAGCTGGTGCGCGGCACCCATGGGTCCAAGCTCCTACGGCTCAAGGGCATCGTGAAGCTCGCCGAGGACCCCGAGCACCCGCTGGTGCTGCACGGCGTGCAGCACGTGCTGCACCCGCCGAGCCAGCTTCCCGCCTGGCCGGACGAGGACCGGCGCACCCGTCTGGTGATGATCGTGCGCGATGTCGAGCCGGCGGTGATACGCCGGCTGTTCGACGCCTTCATGGGGCTTCCGGTACCGGACCAGCCCGACGGCCTCGTCGTCGCCGACAATCCGCTGGCGCCGGCAACGATGCGACGCTGA